The Arcobacter sp. LA11 genome includes a region encoding these proteins:
- a CDS encoding glutamate mutase L: MSKSINNKLLIDVGSTYFKVCTVHGVQQHFRDFNKDIFDDLTYKCGDIIHNYHKDDVHVCSSANGGLSTLIIGITNSFSLKYATNIAFNSGINIIDTVLYKEIEQTSIPSDLIDVVIVVGGIDSVSSIFDKKLFDYLEKINYSNIVYVGSEKEAPYLKENIENLVTLPNIITNKLHVEEENLKEYLTNLYQADIMGKEDIKHLYDITSNQIYSTPYIVNKTLPLIDSKFKVANPYILIDIGGATTDIHYSKDLVDENMVTENEYDRLVFKKLGVYKSKESLIFAAKNNEFVYELLAHLKVTENIFDESGEKATRILMQLAIFLVLCKVSTYRKAYVNLKLNALNSLVFTGGITKVLKQEEIEDIVSFFYKKILNSAHNPTIVMDNNYDIWTLGMNPEKN, translated from the coding sequence ATGAGTAAAAGTATAAATAACAAACTATTAATAGACGTAGGAAGTACTTACTTTAAAGTTTGTACAGTTCATGGAGTACAACAGCACTTTCGAGACTTCAACAAAGATATATTTGATGACTTAACATACAAGTGTGGTGATATTATTCATAACTACCACAAAGATGATGTTCATGTTTGTTCTTCTGCGAATGGTGGATTAAGTACGCTAATTATTGGGATTACAAACTCTTTTTCACTTAAATATGCAACAAATATTGCTTTTAACTCTGGGATTAATATTATTGATACTGTTTTATACAAAGAGATAGAACAGACTTCTATTCCTAGTGACTTAATTGATGTAGTTATAGTTGTAGGTGGTATTGATTCTGTTTCAAGTATTTTTGATAAAAAGCTTTTTGATTATTTAGAAAAAATCAATTATTCAAATATTGTTTATGTAGGAAGTGAAAAAGAAGCTCCATACTTAAAAGAAAATATTGAAAACCTTGTAACTTTACCAAATATTATTACAAATAAACTTCATGTTGAAGAAGAGAATTTAAAAGAGTATTTAACAAATCTATATCAAGCAGATATTATGGGGAAAGAAGATATCAAACACTTATATGATATCACTTCAAACCAAATATACTCTACACCATATATTGTAAATAAAACTCTTCCTTTAATAGATAGTAAATTTAAAGTTGCTAATCCATATATTTTGATAGATATTGGTGGTGCTACAACTGATATTCACTATTCTAAAGATTTAGTTGATGAAAATATGGTTACAGAGAACGAATATGATAGACTAGTATTTAAAAAACTTGGTGTTTATAAATCAAAAGAATCACTAATCTTTGCAGCAAAAAACAATGAATTTGTTTATGAATTATTAGCTCATCTAAAAGTTACAGAAAATATCTTTGATGAATCAGGAGAAAAAGCAACTAGAATACTTATGCAACTTGCGATATTCTTAGTACTTTGTAAAGTATCTACTTATAGAAAAGCTTACGTAAACTTAAAACTAAATGCATTAAACTCTTTGGTATTTACAGGTGGTATAACAAAAGTTTTAAAACAAGAAGAGATAGAGGATATTGTTTCTTTCTTCTATAAAAAAATACTAAATTCAGCCCATAACCCAACTATCGTAATGGACAATAACTACGATATCTGGACTCTTGGTATGAATCCAGAAAAAAATTAA